A stretch of the Vigna radiata var. radiata cultivar VC1973A chromosome 7, Vradiata_ver6, whole genome shotgun sequence genome encodes the following:
- the LOC106769072 gene encoding nuclear transcription factor Y subunit A-7 isoform X3, giving the protein MIAVFCILIVSHALENTLLDNEDEGQHQSESQVQSPSANGISDSAIRTQNVNVQYATPGQLGAGHAMVPPVYPYPDPYYRSIFAPYDTQPYPPQAYGGQPMVHLQLMGIQQAGVPLPTDAVEEPVFVNAKQYHGILRRRQSRAKAESENKAIRNRKPYLHESRHMHALRRPRGCGGRFLNSKKEENQHNDVASADKSQSNINLNSDKNDQTSSDRTS; this is encoded by the exons ATAATGAAGATGAAGGGCAGCACCAGTCAGAATCCCAAGTGCAGTCCCCGTCTGCAAATGGAATTTCTGATTCCGCTATTAGAACCCAGAATGTCAATGTACAGTACGCAACACCTGGCCAGCTTGGAGCTGGGCATGCAATG GTGCCACCTGTGTATCCATATCCAGACCCTTATTATAGAAGCATCTTTGCTCCCTATGATACTCAACCTTATCCCCCACAAGCCTATGGTGGACAGCCAATG GTCCATCTTCAGTTAATGGGAATTCAGCAAGCTGGTGTTCCTCTGCCAACAGATGCAGTTGAGGAGCCTGTGTTTGTCAATGCAAAACAATATCACGGTATATTGAGACGTAGACAATCCCGTGCTAAAGCTGAATCAGAAAATAAAGCTATAAGAAATAGGAAG CCATACTTGCATGAATCTCGACACATGCACGCACTGAGAAGACCGAGAGGATGTGGTGGTCGGTTTCTGAAttcaaagaaagaagagaaccaGCATAATGATGTAGCATCAGCAGACAAATCACAATCCAATATCAATCTCAATTCTGATAAAAATGATCAAACGTCATCAGATAGGACATCCTGA
- the LOC106769072 gene encoding nuclear transcription factor Y subunit A-7 isoform X4, with protein sequence MTSAHNLTDNEDEGQHQSESQVQSPSANGISDSAIRTQNVNVQYATPGQLGAGHAMVPPVYPYPDPYYRSIFAPYDTQPYPPQAYGGQPMVHLQLMGIQQAGVPLPTDAVEEPVFVNAKQYHGILRRRQSRAKAESENKAIRNRKPYLHESRHMHALRRPRGCGGRFLNSKKEENQHNDVASADKSQSNINLNSDKNDQTSSDRTS encoded by the exons ATAATGAAGATGAAGGGCAGCACCAGTCAGAATCCCAAGTGCAGTCCCCGTCTGCAAATGGAATTTCTGATTCCGCTATTAGAACCCAGAATGTCAATGTACAGTACGCAACACCTGGCCAGCTTGGAGCTGGGCATGCAATG GTGCCACCTGTGTATCCATATCCAGACCCTTATTATAGAAGCATCTTTGCTCCCTATGATACTCAACCTTATCCCCCACAAGCCTATGGTGGACAGCCAATG GTCCATCTTCAGTTAATGGGAATTCAGCAAGCTGGTGTTCCTCTGCCAACAGATGCAGTTGAGGAGCCTGTGTTTGTCAATGCAAAACAATATCACGGTATATTGAGACGTAGACAATCCCGTGCTAAAGCTGAATCAGAAAATAAAGCTATAAGAAATAGGAAG CCATACTTGCATGAATCTCGACACATGCACGCACTGAGAAGACCGAGAGGATGTGGTGGTCGGTTTCTGAAttcaaagaaagaagagaaccaGCATAATGATGTAGCATCAGCAGACAAATCACAATCCAATATCAATCTCAATTCTGATAAAAATGATCAAACGTCATCAGATAGGACATCCTGA